From one Pontibacillus sp. HMF3514 genomic stretch:
- a CDS encoding helix-turn-helix transcriptional regulator, whose product MFRTTKNIYRALADSTRREILNLLSKGEQTQSDIVKEFNISQPAINKQLKILKEEGFIHVRKSGRYRYYSLERETFEVAYRQMVGEIGTMLDQTLMDLKHYVENKEEDDD is encoded by the coding sequence GTGTTTAGAACGACCAAGAATATTTACCGTGCTCTAGCGGATTCAACAAGACGAGAAATCCTTAATCTTTTATCAAAAGGAGAACAGACACAATCAGATATTGTGAAAGAATTTAATATTTCGCAACCTGCTATTAATAAACAACTCAAAATCCTTAAAGAAGAAGGATTTATACATGTAAGGAAATCGGGACGATACCGTTATTATTCTTTAGAAAGGGAGACATTTGAAGTTGCTTATCGCCAGATGGTTGGTGAAATCGGTACAATGTTAGATCAAACATTGATGGACTTAAAACATTATGTAGAAAATAAGGAGGAAGATGATGATTAA
- a CDS encoding CbrC family protein, which yields MELPKFKYNPDPVLLKVFEREKTLCPACKKSSEYSYVGPFYSVEEVEGICPWCIKDGTAAKLFDGEFQDVEGCEDVSNEEYINELIFRTPGYLGWQQEYWLSHCGDFCAIKNYVGWEDVKDLEEELYGDIKRICDELQITEEVFKKSLINGGDHQGYLFQCIKCGKYRLHSDLS from the coding sequence TTGGAACTACCAAAGTTTAAATATAATCCTGATCCAGTTTTGTTAAAGGTTTTTGAAAGAGAGAAAACTTTATGCCCTGCTTGTAAAAAGAGCAGTGAATATTCATATGTTGGACCTTTTTATTCTGTAGAGGAAGTTGAAGGAATTTGTCCTTGGTGTATTAAAGATGGAACTGCAGCCAAGTTGTTTGATGGAGAGTTTCAAGATGTAGAGGGCTGCGAAGATGTGAGTAATGAAGAGTACATTAATGAGCTAATATTTAGAACTCCTGGATACTTAGGTTGGCAACAAGAATATTGGTTAAGCCATTGTGGAGATTTCTGTGCAATTAAGAATTATGTTGGCTGGGAAGATGTTAAAGACTTAGAAGAAGAACTTTATGGAGATATTAAAAGAATTTGTGATGAACTTCAAATTACTGAAGAAGTATTTAAGAAAAGTTTAATTAATGGTGGAGATCATCAGGGTTATCTTTTTCAATGTATTAAATGTGGGAAGTATCGATTACATAGTGATTTATCATAA
- a CDS encoding lipoprotein, producing MMVKKSILFILIALFLTGCNELENYKKDALELWKNGAGDKYSIHMFRGNGSNSKESERIITLNKYEKFDAIYSHRYIEDDTSIGANDIDYLKAWGEKEYPFYLIVSKGGIALKTTSVNDIEEFFEKNGGQLKGDRE from the coding sequence ATGATGGTTAAAAAGAGTATTTTATTTATCCTGATAGCCCTATTTTTAACAGGATGTAATGAATTGGAAAACTATAAAAAAGATGCATTGGAGTTATGGAAGAATGGAGCAGGAGATAAATATTCTATCCATATGTTCAGGGGCAATGGTTCCAATTCTAAGGAATCTGAAAGAATTATAACATTGAACAAGTATGAGAAATTTGATGCAATTTATTCACATCGATATATTGAGGATGATACCAGTATAGGAGCTAACGATATAGACTACTTAAAAGCCTGGGGTGAGAAAGAGTACCCGTTTTATCTCATAGTATCTAAAGGCGGGATTGCTTTAAAAACTACTTCTGTTAATGATATTGAAGAATTTTTTGAGAAAAATGGTGGTCAACTAAAAGGAGATAGAGAGTAG
- a CDS encoding CbrC family protein yields the protein MELPKFKYNPDPVLLKVFEREKTLCPACKKSSEYSYVGPFYSVEEVEGICPWCIKDGTAAKLFDGEFQDVEGCEDVSNEEYINELIFRTPGYIGWQQEYWLSHCGDFCAIKNYVGWEDVKDLEEELYGDIKRICDELQITEEVFKKSLTNGGDHQGYLFQCVKCGKYRLHSDLS from the coding sequence TTGGAACTACCAAAGTTTAAATATAATCCTGATCCAGTTTTGTTAAAGGTTTTTGAAAGAGAGAAAACATTATGCCCTGCTTGTAAAAAGAGCAGTGAATATTCATATGTTGGACCTTTTTATTCTGTAGAGGAAGTTGAAGGAATTTGTCCTTGGTGTATTAAAGATGGAACTGCAGCCAAGTTGTTTGATGGAGAGTTTCAAGATGTAGAGGGCTGCGAAGATGTGAGTAATGAAGAGTACATTAATGAGCTAATATTTAGAACTCCTGGATACATAGGTTGGCAACAAGAATATTGGTTAAGCCATTGTGGAGATTTCTGTGCAATTAAGAATTATGTTGGCTGGGAAGATGTTAAAGACTTAGAAGAAGAACTTTATGGAGATATTAAAAGAATTTGTGATGAACTTCAAATTACTGAAGAAGTATTTAAGAAAAGTTTAACTAATGGTGGAGATCATCAGGGTTATCTTTTTCAATGTGTTAAATGCGGGAAGTATCGATTACATAGTGATTTATCATAG
- a CDS encoding amidase family protein: protein MEKEVKFNKYCKEELTINELQEFMEIGYLSSKELVMYYLDRIASYDQDGRCLNSILEVNPDSIFIAESLDHERKVKGIRGPLHGIPVLLKDNIDTADSMHTSAGTLALENNISTKDAFLVERLREAGAVILGKTNMTELANGMASDMWAGYSSRGGQVLNPYGDPNLFVGGSSSGSAVAVAANFTVLSIGTETDASILSPAIQNSVVGIKPTVGLVSRSGIIPFTYSQDTAGPFARTVTDAALLLETLVGYDQRDTATHKSFDRCDIDYSSHLDKKGLEGARIGVFRNASDKFYQSGEYSEDLFLQAIHNLNDQGANIIDNIEIPSFNREWKLGVGLYELKHSLDNYLSQLPPQSPVHSISQLIQFNNKIEKRALKYGQNKLEQREKLQNTLRSPEYLKAKIDDLYFSQEKGIDYTLEKYNLDAILFPSYVGSTICAKAGYPTIAVPAGYMENGRPFGVTFAGTAFSEGTLIKVAYAFEQATKARKAPCVDNFETV from the coding sequence ATGGAAAAAGAAGTGAAGTTCAATAAGTATTGTAAAGAAGAATTAACTATAAATGAATTACAAGAATTCATGGAGATAGGGTATCTCTCTTCAAAGGAATTAGTAATGTATTATTTAGATCGAATAGCAAGTTATGATCAGGATGGTAGATGTTTAAACTCAATTCTTGAAGTGAATCCGGATTCAATTTTTATTGCAGAATCATTAGATCATGAAAGAAAAGTAAAAGGAATTCGAGGTCCTTTACATGGGATCCCAGTACTACTGAAAGATAATATAGATACCGCCGACTCTATGCATACAAGTGCTGGTACATTAGCTTTAGAAAATAACATCAGTACTAAAGATGCCTTTCTAGTTGAAAGGCTGCGTGAAGCAGGTGCAGTTATTTTAGGTAAAACAAACATGACAGAGTTAGCGAATGGAATGGCTAGTGATATGTGGGCTGGATATAGCTCAAGAGGCGGACAGGTTTTGAACCCTTATGGCGATCCTAACCTTTTTGTTGGCGGATCGAGTTCAGGTTCTGCAGTAGCCGTTGCAGCTAATTTTACAGTGTTATCAATAGGAACTGAAACGGATGCTTCTATTTTGAGTCCAGCTATACAGAATTCTGTAGTAGGAATTAAACCAACAGTTGGTTTAGTGAGTAGATCAGGGATCATCCCTTTCACCTATTCCCAAGATACTGCCGGACCTTTTGCGAGAACTGTTACAGATGCAGCTTTACTACTTGAAACTCTAGTAGGGTATGATCAACGTGATACTGCCACACATAAGTCTTTCGATAGGTGTGATATTGATTACTCAAGTCATCTAGATAAAAAAGGCTTAGAAGGAGCAAGAATAGGTGTTTTTAGAAATGCTTCAGATAAATTTTATCAGTCAGGAGAATACAGCGAGGATTTATTTTTACAAGCAATTCATAACCTAAATGATCAAGGAGCTAATATCATAGATAATATTGAAATCCCTTCATTCAACAGAGAATGGAAATTGGGAGTTGGTTTATATGAATTAAAACATAGTTTAGACAATTACCTTTCACAACTTCCTCCACAATCACCTGTACATTCAATTTCCCAATTGATTCAGTTTAATAATAAGATAGAGAAGAGAGCCTTGAAGTATGGACAAAATAAACTGGAGCAAAGAGAAAAGTTACAAAACACTTTACGAAGTCCTGAATACTTAAAAGCAAAAATAGATGATTTATATTTTTCACAAGAAAAAGGTATTGATTACACATTAGAAAAATATAATTTAGATGCAATTTTATTCCCATCGTATGTAGGATCAACGATTTGTGCAAAGGCTGGTTATCCAACTATTGCAGTTCCAGCTGGATATATGGAAAATGGAAGGCCTTTTGGAGTTACATTTGCAGGAACAGCATTTAGTGAAGGAACATTAATTAAGGTTGCTTATGCATTTGAACAAGCAACAAAGGCAAGAAAAGCACCCTGTGTAGATAACTTCGAAACTGTATAA
- a CDS encoding PDZ domain-containing protein: protein MIKSKNVKRSIWIDSSLKKVWKALTEEKELLRWYTWDCEINFSEGGTGNYNHGWGAWTSGIFEEIVEFEKFVLRTGVHERTITTLTPEKSGVRVTIEYEVPSLENEPGIKENMAFGTYQFMTNLKSVLEKEEDLRPVFWKSWIGIQHTTSKLESTKELGSVVISVKEGTPAEQAGLEVGDIITTVNGEQIGTFDDLEYLLTTTEVNSYLSLTVERNESVKELRSMTVRYPVDYRTKVEW from the coding sequence ATGATTAAATCAAAAAACGTTAAGCGAAGCATTTGGATTGATAGCTCACTTAAGAAAGTATGGAAAGCTTTAACTGAAGAAAAAGAGTTATTACGCTGGTACACCTGGGACTGTGAGATTAATTTTAGTGAGGGTGGTACAGGAAATTATAACCATGGCTGGGGTGCTTGGACCTCTGGAATATTTGAAGAAATTGTTGAATTTGAAAAATTTGTTCTGCGTACGGGTGTACATGAAAGAACAATCACAACATTGACTCCTGAAAAAAGTGGAGTTCGTGTCACGATTGAATATGAAGTTCCAAGTTTGGAAAATGAACCAGGTATAAAAGAAAATATGGCATTTGGCACGTATCAATTTATGACAAATTTAAAGAGTGTTCTTGAGAAAGAGGAAGATTTAAGACCAGTGTTTTGGAAGTCATGGATTGGCATACAACATACTACTTCAAAATTAGAAAGCACGAAAGAACTAGGGTCTGTTGTTATTAGTGTTAAAGAAGGAACTCCTGCAGAACAAGCAGGGTTAGAAGTAGGTGATATTATTACTACTGTTAATGGCGAACAAATTGGAACATTTGACGATCTGGAATACTTATTAACGACCACAGAAGTTAATAGTTATTTATCACTTACCGTAGAACGAAATGAAAGTGTAAAGGAACTCCGCAGTATGACTGTACGGTATCCAGTAGATTACCGAACAAAAGTTGAGTGGTAA
- a CDS encoding putative quinol monooxygenase, with product MNKFSLFSKFTVQEGERDTMIDILLEAAESMKNLDECEIYLVNISESEPNSVYVYEVWSSENAHQASLSLEATQTLIGRAKPIITGMERINTLKTNGGKGIL from the coding sequence ATGAACAAATTTAGTTTGTTTAGTAAATTCACGGTACAAGAAGGCGAACGTGACACAATGATAGATATTTTGTTGGAAGCAGCAGAATCAATGAAGAATCTTGATGAATGTGAGATATATCTCGTAAATATTTCTGAAAGTGAACCAAATTCTGTTTATGTTTATGAAGTTTGGAGTAGTGAAAATGCTCATCAAGCTTCTCTAAGTCTTGAAGCTACACAAACACTAATAGGGCGTGCAAAACCAATCATTACTGGAATGGAAAGAATCAACACCCTAAAAACAAATGGTGGGAAGGGCATTTTATAG
- a CDS encoding DUF4440 domain-containing protein yields the protein MEQTILDEFKKFLVEYRASWNSSNSERMSAHQSKDLEVRWANPDAVVSDWGNEEAKQGWVQAYKQYQGRNPKWIFEDVLIDINKQKEGVAVFWVRFKLDGEMTDVKLLFVETFRKENNEWKKIREYVENSFTN from the coding sequence ATGGAACAAACAATATTAGATGAGTTTAAAAAGTTTTTAGTAGAGTACAGGGCATCTTGGAATAGTTCAAATTCAGAAAGGATGTCAGCACATCAATCAAAGGATTTAGAAGTTAGATGGGCTAATCCTGATGCAGTTGTTTCAGATTGGGGCAACGAAGAGGCTAAACAAGGTTGGGTTCAAGCGTACAAGCAGTATCAAGGAAGAAACCCTAAGTGGATATTTGAAGATGTACTGATAGATATCAATAAGCAAAAAGAAGGTGTAGCTGTATTTTGGGTGAGGTTTAAACTTGATGGAGAAATGACTGATGTAAAATTACTTTTTGTAGAAACTTTCCGTAAAGAAAATAATGAATGGAAGAAAATTAGAGAGTACGTTGAAAATAGCTTTACTAACTAG